In a genomic window of Croceibacterium sp. TMG7-5b_MA50:
- a CDS encoding glycoside hydrolase family 25 protein: MGRQRTWWQARRWRVALGVVLASLPVTAWGWWQAAHWAPDAAAFPVQGVVLGAADGAVDMRVLAATGARFAYLEASRGAGARDPLFARNLALGQAAGLRIGAIHRYDPCVPADMQAASFVTTVPRLPAMLPPAVALVKTAEGCADPLAATGLEGELTTFLNQIEHHTGSRALLAIDPAFAAQHPQAADLGRKLWVTSDWWQPDQPWTLWTANAAYRSEASDAPLRWVVAQP, encoded by the coding sequence ATGGGACGGCAACGGACATGGTGGCAGGCACGGCGCTGGCGCGTGGCGCTGGGCGTCGTGCTCGCCAGCCTGCCGGTCACCGCCTGGGGGTGGTGGCAGGCGGCGCACTGGGCGCCCGACGCGGCCGCCTTTCCGGTGCAGGGCGTGGTGCTGGGCGCCGCCGACGGCGCGGTTGACATGCGCGTGCTGGCCGCGACCGGTGCCCGCTTCGCCTATCTGGAGGCGAGCCGTGGCGCGGGCGCGCGCGATCCACTGTTCGCCCGCAACCTCGCTTTGGGGCAGGCAGCGGGCCTGCGGATTGGTGCCATCCACCGCTATGACCCGTGCGTACCGGCGGACATGCAGGCGGCCAGCTTCGTCACCACGGTGCCGCGCCTCCCTGCGATGCTGCCCCCCGCCGTGGCGCTGGTGAAGACGGCGGAGGGCTGCGCCGACCCATTGGCCGCAACCGGGCTGGAAGGGGAGCTGACCACCTTCCTCAACCAGATCGAACATCATACCGGCAGCCGGGCGCTGCTGGCGATCGACCCGGCCTTCGCCGCGCAGCACCCCCAGGCGGCGGATCTGGGACGCAAGCTGTGGGTGACGAGCGATTGGTGGCAACCGGACCAGCCGTGGACATTGTGGACGGCCAATGCCGCCTATCGCAGCGAGGCGAGCGACGCGCCCTTGCGCTGGGTAGTGGCGCAGCCGTAA
- a CDS encoding cytidine deaminase produces the protein MTQDDLLAAAQAALSEAYAPYSQFRVGAALLFADGAVVTGTNVENASYGLSLCAETVAVARAFGDGRRGGLVAVAVAAERAVPVPCGRCRQVLHELASLDGADPAIACAGGGERRDLRLSVLLPEAFGPGHLGIAG, from the coding sequence ATGACGCAAGACGATCTGCTGGCCGCGGCACAGGCCGCGCTGAGCGAGGCCTACGCCCCCTATTCACAGTTCCGCGTGGGCGCGGCGCTGCTGTTCGCCGATGGCGCGGTGGTGACGGGGACCAATGTGGAAAATGCCAGCTACGGCCTGTCGCTGTGTGCGGAGACGGTGGCCGTGGCGCGCGCCTTTGGCGATGGGCGGCGTGGCGGGCTGGTGGCGGTTGCGGTGGCGGCGGAACGGGCCGTCCCGGTGCCCTGTGGCCGTTGCCGGCAGGTACTGCACGAACTCGCCAGCCTGGACGGGGCCGATCCGGCGATCGCCTGCGCCGGCGGGGGGGAGCGGCGCGACCTCAGATTGTCCGTCCTGCTGCCTGAGGCATTCGGGCCGGGCCATCTGGGGATCGCTGGCTAG
- a CDS encoding esterase-like activity of phytase family protein, with translation MRARRRRWLRLVPLALLCLLLAPGTWWRTPDLPPGVPATLSITPLKLAQPDDWPAALRLVGGWVLRSDHARFGGYSALVPLPGGRLQAWSDRGDYLLFRRPDHGRGRALLGTLQRDADARYWSDDLEAATRDPVTNRQWLTIESTNAIRRLDSHGRPAGGSRPRAMRDWPTNKGGEAMVRLPDGRFIVLGEGVNDGSPPISPGVLFAGDPVDGASAIRFGFPRQGRLHPTDMALLPDGRALILQRQIEPGLPPFGAMLAIADPAAIRANKPWPWQTLAQLAPPLPRENYEGLAVTPAPDGGVHLWIISDDNQSGVQRTLLWQLHLVI, from the coding sequence ATGCGTGCGCGCCGGCGCCGGTGGCTGCGCCTCGTCCCACTGGCGCTGCTATGCCTGTTGCTGGCACCCGGCACGTGGTGGCGCACGCCGGACCTGCCGCCGGGCGTGCCCGCGACGCTGAGCATCACGCCGCTCAAGCTTGCCCAACCAGATGATTGGCCCGCCGCGCTGCGCCTGGTCGGCGGGTGGGTGCTGCGCAGCGATCATGCGCGGTTCGGCGGCTATTCGGCTCTGGTGCCGCTACCGGGTGGGCGGTTGCAGGCGTGGAGCGACCGGGGCGATTACCTGCTGTTCCGCCGCCCTGATCATGGCCGCGGGCGTGCGTTGCTCGGGACATTGCAGCGGGACGCGGACGCCCGATACTGGTCCGACGATCTGGAGGCTGCCACCCGCGATCCCGTCACCAACAGGCAATGGCTGACAATCGAAAGCACCAATGCGATCCGCCGGCTGGATTCCCATGGACGCCCCGCCGGCGGCTCACGCCCGCGGGCCATGCGTGACTGGCCCACCAACAAGGGGGGCGAGGCGATGGTGCGTCTGCCTGACGGACGCTTCATCGTGCTGGGCGAAGGGGTGAATGATGGCAGCCCGCCGATCAGCCCCGGCGTGCTGTTCGCGGGCGATCCGGTGGACGGCGCATCCGCCATCCGCTTCGGCTTCCCACGGCAGGGCCGGCTTCACCCCACCGACATGGCGCTGTTGCCGGACGGGCGCGCGCTGATCCTGCAGCGGCAGATCGAGCCCGGCCTGCCGCCGTTCGGGGCGATGCTGGCGATCGCCGACCCGGCGGCGATCCGTGCGAACAAGCCGTGGCCATGGCAGACTCTGGCCCAGCTCGCCCCGCCGCTGCCGCGCGAGAACTACGAAGGGCTGGCGGTGACCCCCGCGCCGGACGGCGGCGTGCATCTGTGGATCATCTCCGACGACAACCAGTCAGGCGTGCAGCGCACGCTGCTGTGGCAGCTGCACCTGGTGATCTGA
- a CDS encoding M23 family metallopeptidase, protein MVVTDPPVVGGDVGGLTVPPGPTTFTYAGELTQGGWLRGMAPAGTLGAWLDDVPLVLDLERGFFAALDRDAPAQARLRARLVDGRIVEQVLQIAPRAWDIQHVDASPTGGVPSASYMERRRPELDAIIAARAQDTRATGWQQDFIWPVAGRISGRFGSQRVYRGEPGSYHSGLDIAPGAGTPYVAPADGTVVLVADRPFSLEGNLLIIDHGAGLNSAFLHSQSITVSEGQRVRQGEVLGRVGATGRATGPHLHWSLMWRGRRLDPLLFLPPPPG, encoded by the coding sequence GTGGTTGTCACGGACCCGCCGGTGGTTGGTGGCGACGTCGGCGGGCTAACGGTTCCGCCGGGGCCCACCACCTTCACCTACGCAGGTGAGCTGACCCAAGGCGGCTGGCTGCGCGGTATGGCGCCCGCGGGCACCCTGGGCGCCTGGCTGGACGATGTGCCGCTGGTGCTGGATCTCGAACGGGGCTTCTTCGCCGCGCTGGACCGCGATGCCCCGGCACAGGCGCGGCTGCGCGCCCGGCTGGTGGATGGTCGCATCGTCGAACAGGTGCTGCAGATCGCGCCGCGCGCCTGGGATATACAGCATGTGGACGCCTCCCCCACGGGCGGGGTGCCCTCTGCCAGCTACATGGAACGCCGCAGGCCGGAACTGGACGCCATCATCGCTGCGCGGGCGCAGGACACGCGCGCGACCGGCTGGCAGCAGGACTTCATCTGGCCGGTCGCTGGGCGCATCTCCGGCCGGTTCGGATCGCAGCGGGTCTATCGCGGCGAGCCGGGCAGCTACCATTCGGGGCTCGACATCGCGCCCGGCGCGGGCACGCCTTACGTGGCGCCCGCCGATGGCACGGTGGTGCTGGTCGCGGATCGCCCGTTCAGCCTGGAAGGCAACCTGCTGATCATCGACCATGGCGCTGGCCTCAACAGCGCGTTCCTTCATTCGCAGTCGATCACCGTCAGCGAAGGGCAGCGGGTCCGCCAGGGCGAAGTGCTGGGTCGCGTGGGCGCGACCGGCCGGGCGACCGGGCCGCATTTGCACTGGAGCCTGATGTGGCGGGGCCGGCGGCTCGATCCGCTGCTGTTCCTGCCGCCGCCGCCGGGCTGA
- a CDS encoding DUF2093 domain-containing protein encodes MLMKSGEEPATLIYGPNGFRMVRPGRFVRCAVSGEAVSLEELRYWSVDRQEAYASAGIATRRLAGDS; translated from the coding sequence ATGCTGATGAAGTCCGGTGAAGAGCCCGCCACCCTGATCTACGGCCCGAACGGGTTCCGCATGGTCCGTCCTGGCCGCTTCGTGCGCTGTGCGGTCAGCGGGGAAGCCGTCTCGCTAGAGGAGCTGCGTTACTGGAGCGTGGACCGGCAGGAAGCCTATGCCAGCGCCGGCATCGCCACGCGGCGGCTGGCGGGCGATTCCTGA
- the xseA gene encoding exodeoxyribonuclease VII large subunit has protein sequence MPGPTSFFDDNGNAEAGLVAKGKPGDNSAPLTITEISGLLKRTVEDRFGHVRLRGELSGVKRAASGHLYCCLKDEGATIDGVMWRTGAQRLGFVPEDGIEIVATGKLTTYPGRSKYQVVIDSMEIAGEGALLALLEKTRKRLEAEGLFAGDRKRALPFMPRVIGVVTSPTGAVIRDILHRLADRCPTHVLVWPVLVQGNGAAAQVAAAIEGFNGMAAGGRVPRPDLLIVARGGGSIEDLWAFNEEPVVRAIAGSAIPVISAVGHETDTTLADFAADMRAPTPTAAAEIAVPVLRELAATLDEYALRQRRCALRPVALGRERLQARVARLPRPEALAAAAQQRLDDLGDRLRRGLADQATHARHRLQDDAARLSLSLLRERVRSAGRDLNAVRLRPALLTRELESGRQRLAALDRVRRQLDPDAPLERGFARVSAPGLPLVKSSTVAVGQERLTLKFSDGLVEVIPTAAAPAEAPPAPPRRKPARSPGDAATQQPKLL, from the coding sequence ATGCCCGGCCCCACTTCCTTCTTCGACGACAACGGCAATGCAGAGGCGGGGCTGGTAGCGAAGGGCAAGCCCGGGGACAATTCCGCACCCCTGACCATCACGGAGATTTCCGGCCTGCTGAAGCGCACGGTGGAGGATCGCTTCGGCCATGTGCGCCTGCGCGGCGAGCTGTCGGGCGTGAAGCGCGCCGCCAGTGGCCATCTCTATTGCTGCCTCAAGGACGAAGGCGCGACGATCGACGGGGTGATGTGGCGCACCGGCGCACAGCGGCTGGGCTTCGTGCCGGAGGACGGGATCGAGATTGTCGCCACCGGCAAGCTGACGACCTATCCCGGCCGGTCGAAATACCAAGTGGTGATCGACAGCATGGAGATCGCGGGCGAGGGCGCCTTGCTCGCTCTGCTGGAGAAGACCCGCAAGCGGCTGGAGGCGGAAGGGCTGTTCGCAGGCGATCGCAAGCGGGCGCTGCCGTTCATGCCGCGGGTGATCGGCGTCGTCACCAGCCCCACCGGCGCGGTGATCCGCGACATCCTGCATCGCTTGGCCGACCGGTGCCCGACGCATGTCCTCGTCTGGCCGGTGCTGGTGCAGGGCAATGGCGCCGCCGCGCAGGTCGCAGCCGCGATCGAGGGCTTCAATGGAATGGCCGCTGGCGGCCGCGTGCCCCGGCCGGACCTGCTGATCGTGGCGCGTGGCGGCGGATCGATCGAGGACCTGTGGGCCTTCAACGAGGAGCCGGTGGTCCGCGCCATCGCCGGCAGCGCGATCCCCGTCATCAGCGCCGTGGGGCATGAGACGGATACCACGTTGGCCGACTTCGCCGCGGACATGCGCGCGCCCACGCCGACTGCCGCGGCGGAGATCGCCGTGCCGGTCTTGCGCGAGCTTGCCGCCACGCTGGACGAATATGCGCTGCGCCAGCGCCGCTGCGCGCTGCGGCCTGTCGCATTGGGGCGCGAGCGGTTGCAGGCGCGGGTCGCCCGCCTGCCCAGGCCGGAGGCGCTGGCGGCGGCCGCGCAGCAGCGACTGGACGATCTGGGCGATCGGCTGCGCCGCGGCCTCGCCGACCAGGCGACCCACGCACGCCACCGCCTGCAGGACGATGCGGCGCGCCTGTCGCTATCCTTGCTGCGTGAACGCGTGCGTTCCGCCGGTCGCGACCTCAACGCCGTGCGGCTGCGCCCCGCGCTGCTGACGCGGGAGCTGGAAAGCGGGCGGCAGCGGCTGGCGGCGCTGGACCGGGTGCGGCGGCAGCTTGACCCCGATGCACCGTTGGAGCGCGGCTTTGCCCGGGTCTCAGCACCGGGTCTGCCGCTGGTGAAGAGCAGTACCGTCGCTGTTGGGCAGGAACGCCTGACCCTCAAGTTCTCGGATGGACTTGTCGAGGTGATACCGACAGCAGCAGCCCCGGCCGAGGCACCGCCCGCTCCGCCGCGCCGCAAGCCCGCCCGGTCGCCCGGCGATGCTGCAACGCAGCAGCCGAAATTGCTTTAG
- the purD gene encoding phosphoribosylamine--glycine ligase gives MNILLLGGGGREHALAWKLAQSRLLADGGRLFAAPGNPGIAQHAELVILDVTDHAAITAFCAAEAVGLVVVGPEAPLVNGLADTLRDAGVPVFGPSKAAAQLEGSKGFTKDLCARHTIPTAGYVRVESVADALAALDRFAAPFVLKADGLAAGKGVVIAETRADAEAAIPDMLADEGAALVIEEFMHGEEASLFAITDGTTILTFGSAQDHKRVGDGDTGPNTGGMGAYSPARVLTAELEAEAMERILRPTVAAMAAEGMPYSGVLYAGLMLTDEGPKLVEYNCRFGDPECQVLMPRLQGDLGEYLLASALGRLADLPPPAFAPDPALTVVLAANGYPATPEKGGPIGGIDTAEATGALVFHAGTAIDGEGRLVAAGGRVLNVTASGPDVRHAQMTAYRAVDAIDFPTGFCRRDIGWREVAREG, from the coding sequence ATGAATATCCTGCTGCTGGGTGGGGGCGGGCGCGAACATGCGCTGGCATGGAAGCTGGCGCAATCCCGGCTGCTGGCGGATGGCGGCCGGCTGTTCGCCGCGCCGGGCAATCCGGGCATCGCGCAGCATGCCGAACTGGTGATACTGGACGTGACCGATCATGCGGCGATCACCGCCTTCTGCGCCGCCGAGGCGGTGGGGCTGGTCGTCGTCGGCCCGGAGGCGCCGCTGGTAAATGGCCTTGCCGATACCCTGCGCGATGCCGGCGTCCCGGTGTTCGGTCCATCTAAGGCGGCCGCCCAACTGGAAGGCAGCAAGGGCTTCACAAAGGACCTGTGCGCCCGTCACACCATCCCCACCGCCGGATATGTCCGGGTGGAGAGCGTCGCCGACGCGCTGGCCGCGCTGGACCGCTTCGCCGCACCGTTCGTGCTGAAGGCCGACGGCCTCGCCGCGGGCAAGGGCGTGGTGATCGCGGAGACGCGCGCCGATGCGGAGGCGGCGATCCCGGACATGCTGGCCGATGAGGGCGCGGCGCTGGTGATCGAGGAATTCATGCATGGGGAGGAGGCGAGCCTGTTCGCCATTACCGACGGCACGACGATCCTCACCTTCGGCAGCGCGCAGGATCACAAGCGGGTGGGCGACGGCGACACCGGCCCGAATACCGGCGGCATGGGCGCCTACAGCCCCGCGCGTGTCCTGACGGCCGAGCTGGAGGCCGAGGCGATGGAGCGCATCCTGCGGCCGACGGTGGCGGCAATGGCGGCGGAAGGGATGCCCTATTCGGGCGTGCTCTATGCCGGGCTGATGCTGACGGACGAAGGGCCCAAGCTGGTCGAGTACAATTGCCGGTTCGGCGATCCCGAATGCCAGGTGCTGATGCCGCGTCTGCAAGGCGACCTTGGCGAATACCTGTTGGCCTCAGCGCTGGGGCGCCTCGCCGACCTGCCGCCGCCCGCCTTTGCGCCCGATCCGGCGCTGACGGTGGTGCTGGCCGCCAACGGCTATCCGGCGACACCTGAAAAAGGTGGCCCGATCGGCGGGATCGACACGGCGGAGGCGACGGGCGCGCTGGTGTTCCATGCCGGCACCGCAATCGACGGGGAGGGTCGGCTGGTTGCCGCCGGGGGCCGCGTGCTGAACGTCACCGCCAGCGGGCCCGACGTGCGCCATGCCCAGATGACCGCCTACCGGGCAGTCGACGCGATCGACTTTCCCACCGGGTTCTGCCGCCGCGACATCGGTTGGCGGGAGGTCGCACGGGAGGGCTGA